The following proteins are encoded in a genomic region of Bdellovibrionales bacterium:
- the mazG gene encoding nucleoside triphosphate pyrophosphohydrolase yields the protein MRTLRSPEGCPWDKKQTPQSLTPYAIEEALELEDAIHEKTDQDVLEELGDLLFQVIFQCQMYEEQKKFSFGDVVHHLSAKMIERHPHVFANPNQTISDKGVSAAWESQKNENKKMKIFEMPKNFPSLLAAFKIGKKSRSINFDWGTATDAYKHFQSEAKELKETLKPRPNKAHQEEELGDTLFTLVQVARLLQIDPEKALRRANKKIVGRINSAFKISKLSWDQFCKLPQKQKDKLWNQAKKATR from the coding sequence ATGCGCACCCTTCGCAGTCCCGAAGGCTGTCCGTGGGACAAGAAACAAACACCCCAAAGCCTGACTCCTTACGCCATCGAAGAAGCTCTCGAGCTCGAAGACGCCATTCACGAAAAAACCGATCAGGATGTTTTAGAGGAATTGGGGGATCTCCTGTTTCAAGTGATTTTCCAGTGCCAGATGTACGAAGAGCAAAAAAAGTTTTCCTTTGGGGACGTGGTTCATCATCTCAGCGCAAAAATGATTGAGCGCCATCCCCATGTTTTTGCAAATCCCAACCAGACGATCTCCGACAAAGGTGTCAGCGCCGCTTGGGAAAGTCAAAAGAACGAAAATAAAAAAATGAAGATCTTCGAAATGCCGAAGAACTTCCCGTCTTTGCTTGCGGCATTTAAAATTGGAAAAAAATCTCGTTCCATCAATTTCGATTGGGGGACTGCGACGGACGCCTATAAGCATTTCCAGTCGGAAGCGAAAGAGCTCAAAGAAACTCTCAAGCCTCGACCCAACAAGGCCCATCAAGAGGAAGAGCTCGGGGATACGTTATTTACTTTAGTGCAAGTCGCGCGCCTCTTACAAATTGACCCCGAAAAAGCTCTCCGCCGCGCCAACAAAAAAATCGTTGGCCGAATCAACAGCGCTTTCAAAATCTCAAAACTCTCCTGGGACCAATTTTGCAAACTCCCCCAAAAACAAAAAGACAAACTCTGGAACCAAGCCAAAAAAGCAACCCGCTAA